Proteins from a single region of Macaca nemestrina isolate mMacNem1 chromosome 13, mMacNem.hap1, whole genome shotgun sequence:
- the LOC139355320 gene encoding oxaloacetate tautomerase FAHD2B, mitochondrial, with translation MLVSGRRRLLTALLQAQKWPFQPSRDMRLVQFQAPHLVGPHLGLETGNGGGVINLNAFDPTLPKTMTQFLEQGEATLSVARRALAAQLPVLPRSEVTFLAPVTRPDKVVCVGMNYADHCKEQNVPVPKEPIIFSKFASSIVGPYDEVVLPPESQEVDWEAELAVVIGKKGKHIKATDAMAHVAGFTVAHDVSARDWLTTRNGKQWLLGKTFDTFCPLGPALVTKDSVADPHNLKICCRVNGEVVQSSNTNQMVFKTEDLIAWVSQFVTFYPGDVILTGTPPGVGVFRKPPVFLKKGDEVQCEIEELGVIINKVV, from the exons ATGCTGGTGTCTGGTAGAAGAAGGCTGCTCACAGCTCTGCTGCAGGCTCAGAAGTGGCCCTTTCAACCCTCCAGAGACATGAGACTAGTACAGTTCCAGGCACCCCACCTGGTGGGGCCTCACTTGGGCCTGGAGACAGGGAATGGTGGAGGGGTTATCAACCTCAATGCCTTTGACCCCACACTCCCGAAGACGATGACACAGTTCCTAGAGCAGGGAGAGGCCACCCTCTCAGTGGCAAGAAG AGCCTTGGCTGCTCAGTTGCCAGTTCTCCCACGGTCGGAGGTAACCTTCCTGGCTCCAGTCACACGGCCAGATAAGGTGGTGTGTGTGGGCATGAATTATGCGGACCACTGCAAAGAACAGAACGTGCCCGTGCCCAAGGAGCCCATCATCTTCAGCAAGTTTGCCAGCTCCATCGTGGGGCCCTATGATGAGGTGGTCCTCCCACCAGAGAGCCAG GAAGTAGATTGGGAAGCAGAGCTGGCCGTGGTCATTGGAAAGAAAGGCAAGCACATCAAG GCCACAGATGCCATGGCCCACGTGGCCGGCTTCACTGTGGCTCATGACGTGAGTGCTCGTGACTGGCTAACGACACGCAATGGGAAACAGTGGCTGCTGGGGAAAACCTTCGACACCTTCTGCCCTCTGGGCCCTGCCTTGGTGACCAAGGACAGTGTAGCAG ATCCACACAACTTAAAGATCTGCTGCCGAGTGAACGGGGAAGTGGTCCAGAGCAGCAACACCAACCAGATGGTATTCAAGACGGAGGACCTGATAGCCTGGGTCTCCCA GTTTGTCACCTTTTACCCAGGGGATGTCATCCTGACTGGGACCCCCCCAGGTGTCGGTGTATTCAGGAAACCTCCTGTCTTTCTCAAG AAGGGGGATGAAGTCCAGTGTGAGATTGAAGAACTAGGTGTCATCATCAACAAGGTGGTGTGA